tctctccctctcttttagctctctctctcttgctctaccttttctccctctctcttttttagAATGGTGATTTGAGCCAGTTTTTTCCTCTCTGGTCTTCAGGCATTACAGATCAGGGGGGGCATAAGCTGTCTATTTATATCAATGACAGGTTATGGAAGAGCATAACCTGTCATTGATATGAATAGACAGATTAGCTGCAGATTAGCACATTAACACACAAAAGTACATCCGTAATTGATCAAAGCTCATAAAGCTCTGGGACAAGATGGCAGTGTACCCTAACATCACCATATTAAATAGCAGATGAATCCCTCTGATATGGAATGCTTTGAATCATCTGTCCTATTATGCATGCAGTATTGCACATTTGTGTAGGCTATATAGGCTATGTATTACTGTCTGCTGGGACTGCTTCAGTTGAATGTACCGTTTCCAAGTATTGACTGTGTTTGACTTTAATTAATTTACAAATCATTGAGGCTTTGTTTTGAACACCAGTCAATGAGTCAGTCTCTTTGCCacactgggtgtattgataatgAATTTGGTACTTTCACTTCTGTGGGGTAAAGACACATGCCCACACAACCCAAGAACCTCCCTGACCTCAAAGATGCATACCCTTTACTGCCTGACTATACATCATATCTCTGGGATGGTTTCCTGAAAAAAATCATACCATCATGTGTAACAATGTGCAAGCATAGACTGATTAAATTGACATAATACGATCAGAGACAAAGCTCCTTTGTTGTGCCCTTAACTAATTTCTGCTTTAAAATCTTCACTTTCCCTATCCTTATCCTATCTTTATCTTACCTTTGTTGGCCTACTTTGTaagtcaccaaataattgattgtTGATGAACCCAATGTAATTCCTAGCTATGCTCAATCCCTTGGCCAAATGTACCTCTTGCTCTGCTCTCTCTTGGCCCAGCCCTGCTCTgatctcccccacccctcctttaTGTTTTCCCATTTGTCCCTtcatctcttctgtctcttctctcgtTATGCCCCTATGTGCGTATCTCTCCCCTGGTTGGTTGTGCCAGCTATGTGTACCCTTGGTGTCCAGTCTCCAGACAGGGTATAAATAACTAGCAGATGTTTTGCTTCATGCCCTGAGAGCTCTATTTGCTTCTCACACTTGAGGAACCATGGGAAAAAAATATTTCCCTTACGCACATGGCACACACAAAAAAGCAGTCTTAAACGCACAAACTCTCACACAAACGTACTTGCAAAtttgcactcactcactcactcactcactcactcactcactcactcactcactcactcactcactcactcactcactcactcactcactcactcactcactcactcacactcacacacacacacacacacacacacacacacacacacacacacacacacacacacacacacacacacacacacacacacacacacacacacacacacacacacacacacacaaaaagcacACTCAGCAAGCATACCATGATTGGGCACAAAACAGATAACAAGGTTATAAGTATTGTTGTAATGTCATGTAACATTACATAACATGTAACGTGAGGCAGTGAATGTAACTGCAGTCAATTATGGGAAACTTACTAGAACATTAGAGTAGTATGGTGAAGGGGGTTAAAGATGTCAAGAAAGAGAAaggacgagagagaaagagagagagagccagcatGAGCTCATACTGTCGCATAAGCCACTGTGTCAACCAAGATACAGTACCATGCTTGAGCGAGatagagagggtgtgtggtgtgtgtgtgagtggtcgGGTCCGGATGTGAGTATGTGAATGTGGGGAATGGTGCTGGGAGTAGAAGGGAAAGCGAGAGAATGAGACAGCGaagcgagagagtgtgtgtgtgttgatgtggttGACTTCAAGAGTCATTGAGAAGTTAGGGGGTGGAGGGACAGACTGTGCTGACACACTGGAATCAGTGGCAGATTGTTTCCATCGGAAAGAATTCCAAGAATGGCTAGAAGAGCTATCAGTGACTGTGCTTCAAGCCTTCTGACCAAAGTTTATTACACAGCCAAGCCCCCACTCACACTCTCACTAATACACATTTTCACACACTCAGTGCTACAAGCCAACAACAGTATAGGATACGCAATCTGTCCCAAAGTGTCAATTTGGTGCTCTGATGTTATCGCTGGCCAAATGAAGGCTGTTGCCGTTGCAACCCCAATGCACTTACATGGTTGTTCACACAAGGAAATTGGGACAGCAATGACATTTATAGACCAGCAGGAAGAAAAGAGAAACAAATGGATTAAAATCAGATGTCAATTCACTAAGGGTTGAGTTATGTAACTACTACATGATTAACTTTAGATTTGCTCCAACTTGATTGAGAGATGGAGTGTTGGAACTTGAGCTGAGTGGATTGAATGTTACTGTTACGATACTGATGCAAGATAACTGATCAGAAGAAAAACCTCACTAACCCagttacagttaaagtcggaagtttacatacacttaaattggagtcattaaaacttgtttttcaacaattccacaaatttcttgttaacaaaccatagttttggcaagtcagttcggacatctactttgtgcatgacacaagttgtTTTTCCAACAaaaacagacagattatttcacttataattcactgtatcacaattccagttgatcagaagtttacatacactaagttaactgtgtcTTTAAACTgtttggacaattccagaaaatgatgtcattgctttagaagcttctgataggctaattgatatcacttgagtcaattgaaggtgtacctgtggatgtatttcaaggcctaccttcaaactcagtgcctctttgcttgacatcatgggaaaatcaaaagaaatcagccaagacctcaggaaaaaaattgtagagctccacaagtctggttcatccttgagagaaatttccaaatgcctgaaggtaccacattcatctgtacaaacaatagtacgcaagtataaacaccatgggaccacgcagccgtcacaccgctcagaaaggagacacgttctgtctcctagagatgaatgtactttggtgcaaaaagtgcaaatcaatcccagaacaacagcaaaggaccttgtgaagatgctggaggaaacaggtacaaaagtatctatatcaacagtaaacgagtcctatatcgacataacctgaaaggccactcagcaaggaagaagccactgcttcaaaaccggcataaaaaagccagactacggtttgcacctgcacatggggacaaagattgtatttTTTGAAGaaaggtctgatgaaacaaaaatataaatatttggccattatgaccatagttatgttaggagggaaaagggggaggcttgcaagccggagaacaccatcccaaccgtgaagcacgggtgtggcagcattatgttgtgtgggtgctttgctgcaggagggactggtgcatttcacaaaatagatagcatcatgagggaggaatatTATGTAGATATTTTGAaaaacatctgaagacatcagtcaggaaatttaagcttggtcacaaatgggtcttccaaatggaccccaagcatacttctaaagttgtggcaaaatggcttaagcacaacaaagtcaaggaattggagtggccatcacaaagccctgacctcaatcccataagaagtatgtaggcagaactgaaaaagcttgtgcgggcaaggaggcctagaaacctgactcagttacaccagctctgtcaggaggaatgggccaaaattcacccaacatattgtgggatgcttgtggaaggctacctgaaacatttgacccaagttaaaaaatgtaaaggcaatgctaccaaatactaattgagcatatgtaaacttctgaccaactgggaatgtgatgaaataaataaaagctgaataaatcactctctactattattctgacatttcacattcttagaataaagtggtgatcctaactgacctaagacaaggaatctttactaggattatatgtcaggaattgtttaaattgtattgtttaaatgtatttggctaaggtgtatgtgaacgtccgacttcaactgtataaacagTCAAATCCTGCTACACTTCTTTGTATGTATTGTGTACGATATCCTATATATTTTGAGCATTTTTATCAACAAAGTGGTCCTGACAATGGGCCAGTTCGTATTGCATGGCCGGTGCCCCAGGTGGGTGGAGAGTTCACCAATGGAATGATCTAAAATGTTCAAACCCCGCCCTCCCCCGGCACACTGTGCCATATGCAAAACAAATTCCCCCAATATAGCAGTGGTGGCGGGACAAAGCAAGTCATAATTACTGATTGGCTGGGCCGACCTTCTCCCTGTGGTCCCACGTCCCTTGCTGTTATGAGCTGACCATGTATTAATAACTTTTTAAGAACCACTTTTTCCAGGAAGAAGGAAGCAAGGGAGAATGTCAGccatagagatacatagaggactcatctttgtatttGTGCCATTATGGCgcctgtgacagcatgggcagcaccattgaggcaATCTCCAATTTGAAGTAATAAATGTTCATATTCGCAATTGGCtaatccctcctgatgaccttgTTGGACATGACTCTAACAGGGTCATCAGCAAATGAAGTtcgaagtcccacccagttgactacattaaaatggtggaagccctcaatggcgctgcccatgctattACAGCCTTGGCCACTAGAGGCCACTATCCTTCTCTATGTCAGCTCATTGTTCACATTCCAGAAAGTGGTATGAGGACATTGAGAGTGCCCCCTGGCCAATCTAAGAGGCCCTTGTCCCCCTCAGATAACACCCTCTTCACCTTTAATGGACATTTCCAGGTACAAGTCAAACAAACTTGACCAGATCATGTTTATCAGTACAAAGCAGTGAGTCATCTGTGAAGTGTGTTTTCACGGACTTGACTTGTTCCTGTaaagccctcaaactcaactctggaactCAAAGCCAGTTTCACTGCacttttttcattgttcccctctagcCAGGGGCTGATTAAGGCCTGTCTGTGACACCAGGTGTGGGCAATTAAttgtcaggtagaacagaaaaccagcaggcttcGGACCTcttagggtaagagttgagtacccctgcTGTAAAGTATCGGCATGTGTGTTTTCCCTCATTGTACTATAATGTCACTGTTCATAGCACTCTTCACAAATCTTGTATTCAGAATCAGCAATGCGTTTCAGTAGGTTGCAAAAATATTTTCAGTGTCTGAGAAGAGGTTAGAAAACAGGAAGTGTGGTCTATGCTGTTATATATattcagttgaagtcagaagtttacaaacacttaggttggagtaattaaaactagttttttcaaccactccaacaaactatagttttgacaagtcggttaggacatctactttgtgcatggcaagtcatttttccaacaattgtttacagattatttcgcttataattcactgtatcacaattccagtggatcagaagtttacatactaagttgactgtgcctttggacagcttggaaaattccagaaaattatgtaatggctttagaagcttctgacaggctgattgacatcatttgagtcaattggaggtgtacctacaaatgtattccaaggcctaccttcaaactcagtgcctctttgcttgacatcatgggaaaatcaaaagaaatcagccaagacctcagaaaaaaaaattgtagacctccactagtcttgtttatccttgggagcaatttccaaacgcctgaaaggtaccaagttcatctgtacaaacaatagtacccaagtatgaacaccatgggaccacgcagccgtcataccactcaggaaggagacacgttctgtctcctagagatgaatgtactttggaacggaacaaagtactttgtgaagatgctgaaggaaacaggtactaaagtatctttatccacagtaaaacaagtcctatgtcgacataacctgctTCAAACCCGccataaaagccagactacggtttgcaactgcacatggggacaaagattcttttggagaaatgtcctctggtctgatgaaacaaaaatagaactgtttggccataatgaccatttatgtttggaggaaaaagggggaggcttgcaagccaaagaacaccatcccaaccgtgaagcacaggggtggcagcatcatgttgtgggggtgctttgctgcaggagcgactggtgcacttcacaaaatagatggcgtcatgagggaggaaagttatgcagatatattgaagcaacatcaagatgtcagtcaggaaattaaagcttggtctcaaatgagtcatccaaatggacaatgaccccaagcatactttttaaGTTAATGCAAAATGGCTTACGCACAAAAAAGtgaagatattggagtggccatcacaaagccctaacctcaaacccgtagaaaatctgtgggcagaactgaaaaagcgtgtgcgagcaaggaggcctacaaacctgactttgttataccagctctctcaggagaaatgggccaaaattcacccaacttattgtgggaagcttgtggaaggctacccaaaacatttgacccaagttaaacaatttaaaggcaacgctaccaaatactaattgagtgtatgtaaactcatgacccactgggaatgtgatgaaagaaatgaaagctgaaataatcACTTTAAAAACAGTTCACACTCTTAAAATAAAGAAAAGTGGTGATCCTGGCCTAAAATAGGGAATTTTcactacgattaaatgtcaggaattgtgaaaaactgagttgaaatgtatttggctaatgtaaacgtctgacttcaactgtatatattctgTATACATACGTCAAGAAGCTAGAGACGCAATGATGTGCAGGAAGTAAAACAAAAGGGCACCAGATTCTGTAAACAATGCAGGTGAGGGGAATAAAAATACTTTAACAAAAGAAAATGTGCATTTGTTGAAAACAAGGAACTATAGGGTTTCCCCAGAAAGTATATTTTGCTCCATAGCACTGGATCTGCAACCTCTGACATAGCACAAGGAATCAGTCAGACAGTTGGAAGCAAATTCAAATGTTTATTTACAACCTCTGTTCGTCAGAGTAAAGTGAtctaaatacaacaacaaaaatgagcAAAATGGCAGCTATCCTCCCTGAGCTTTACAAAAACAAAGCACAGTACCTGTGGGTGAcagcagagagaaaaggagatgtTCTGTTCAGAGCCCTAATGCCATttacagagggagagacatacaCACAACTTCATACACACAACTTCATATACACTATCAGAACAATACATTAAGGTATCTTCTTTTTTTCAGCAAACATCATGCCTTTAACATCTTTCCAAGAAAGCTGAACAGCTGGTGATGTAGAATAGAGAAATAGATTGCAAAACATCATTAGTTGAACAAATTGCATACAAACAAAGGTGGCAATTTATGAGTCGGGGTCAACTAACTGGCTTTAACAAACAAGGACAGAAACCAGTAACTGTTTTTAAGATGATAAAAAGGAAGCTACTGTGGAGGACTTGTTAGTAAGAGAACAGAGTCCAGAGTTTATGAACTGGAAAATTGGGAGTTGTTCAGAAATGTACAAGAGGTAGCTGGTCAAGTCCCTGTATCGTGATATACCTTACTGGTTGAGGGTGACATTAATGACTGATCAGTGAAGACGAGATCATTGAACAACGCTCTGGTGAGAATCACTTAGAACTCATTTCAGTCTCATGAATGTTTCGTGACAATAACAAAATAAACCAATCAACAATAACCTCAGGTATTGGCTCAGAGGGCAAAAATGTCCTTCACCGAGTGTCTATTTTAGTGACATTGTTGGTTTTAAATCACTacatctaaaaaaatatatattgattcaTATTgactaatcccccccccccttcaataCCTATCAAATGTCATCAGGGGGGCAAGACAAGGGAAAAAACAAAGCAGATGAGTGTTTCCGTGCACAACCAGCGTTCATATTATACTGTACATATCATTAACTTTTATAGAAGTAGGGAAGAGTTCCCTCTCAGTGTAAAAGTTACTCCTTTGCCCAACGGAGACTAACGGCCTCTGTTGTTCACAGTAACCCCTACTTCCTGTCAGTCATCACAATCCACCGAAACGAACAACACAAACCCCACCAACATACACACAAGACTAAGACAGACTATGAGATCCACAGACGGCAATCGTAGTCATGTACATTTCAATCCATATATCGAAGGGATGAAAAACAGAAATCCGCTTGCGTACCAAAGCAGTAGTCTCTGGGTACAAGAGTCTCTGGAGTCATGTGGCCAGCAGATTTGGCGTGGGCATTGTAGTCTCCTTCAGTACGAGATCTGTCCATGGAGCACTGAGCTGCCACCGTTTTACTGGACCTGCATTTTAGGGTGAGACACAGgggtgcttggtgtgtgtgtattttcatacatataggtgtgtgtgtgtgtgtgtgtgtgtgtgtgtgtgtgtgtgtgtgtgtgtgtgtgtgtgtgtgtgtgtggtgtggttaaGCAACAGAGGTGAAATCCAAAAGGTAGATTAAGTAAAGCATGCATATTGTGTCTCTTCAGAGTGATGCTTTGGTGTCTAGGGAAGGAAAGTGAGCATCACTGACATGTGTTCCCCTAGTCACTCAGTGAGTGGTTAAGTGCGAGTGGGATGTAGGTGGGAGTAGGGTTTGTCGTTTGGCCTCTAGTCCTGGTTGTTCTGTGTTGGCTGTCCAGTTTGGCTTTTGCCAtggttctccttctcctcttcttcactgACAATGAATTCCTCAGGAGGCCAACGCAGCTCGCcgctctccacttctccctccgtGGGCTCCACTACAATGGAGGGCAGGCGGTCTTTCAGCTTACAGCAGCGCTCGAAGTCTGAGGGGTCTGGAAAGATCTGAGGAAAGCACAAAAACACACTTAAAGTCCTGGGTGTCCTTGGGTCTGGTCACAGTTTCATGTGGCATCATGCTACATTTTACAGCTTTGGAAAGCATGGTGCCAAAGCTGCTTTTAAGTGCTTACAACTTGTTATCCAACACCGTGTGACTGACAAATGGGGAGATTATACAAGAGCAAGTCATAGCATTGAAAACCTACAGCAAGTCTGTTATCGTCaagaaacaaaaaaaacaagcacACTGTAAGGAAGTAGTACTAATAACTTAACCAAATGAAAACAAGGTGATAGATATTGTCAAGTTAATTTGTCATATGCACAGGATACACAGTAcaattaaatgcttacttactctGTGACAGGATGACAAGATAACAACCAATACCCTGATGATACTGAAAGCTAAGCAATGGGTTgacaaaatcatttaaaaaagcaGTGAAACCTAGACCCAAATGTGTTGTGGGTGTGCAATGCCAGACTTGCTGATTTTTTTGGATCTAAAATGAAGGGCATGAGAGATTACATGCATTCCCTGCCTTCCTTTTGCTCTCAAGACAAGAGAAATGGCAACaacaagaaaagaaaaaaaagccTTTCCTGGTCCAAGAACAGCATTTTTTATGTTTGGATAAAGTGGAAGAATATTTTTAGATCTGCATATTTCAGTGGGAGACATTGGAAGAGGAAAGCGATGTCGCTGTCTGGGCAAAAACACAGTGGAAAGAAAGCATTAGATGAGGCTGAGAAGGGTAgacggagagagagtgtgagggggaggaagaggggtagggggagagagcgTCCAGCTGTGTCCAAGTCTCCCTGAATACAatgagagggggatgatgagagaaagggaggaacaAAATGTTCTGAAAACGGCTGTGTTTCAGTATGTTtcgacgggctcatagtaatggctggaacggaatacatggaacggcatcaaacacgtggtttcaATGTGGTTGATACCGTCACATTCACTCCATTCTAGCCTTTATCataagccgtcctcccctcagcctccTATGGTGTGTGGGTATGTGAGTGTGAGCATGCGTGTTagtccatgcatgtgtgtttgagtgagtacGTGTATGTTCGTGCAGGTCTGAGAGATGGTGAGTACATGTGTGCGTTAGTGCATGTGTGCGCAGGGAGGTTTAGTATCTCCTTCCCTGTGTTGCTAATGTCTATGCGTCATCACCGAGGGGAATTGGTCAGAGATTAACCTTGCTATAAGACCACCGGCAAACACGTCACAGCTTGTTTTACTTCCAGCGACAGGAAACGGCAATGCGTCGCCAGCGAGGCACAATGACAGCTATTTTGAGTTGTAGCTATTTTGGGTTGTAGTTGTAGATGAGGAATCACTCCAGCACTGACTCGAAAAACAATTGAAGCTGCCACAGAGAAGCTCTCACCTCCGTAACATAATCAACCTCCAGTTCCTCTGCTCTGGAAAACTGCATTCCTTACATCACTCTTTCAGCGATGAATACCGTGTTGTCTTGCAGAAACACAGCTGGCATTCAGGTGATGGACTCACAAATTGGACCAAAGCCAATGAATTTGGATGAGGAagcagttaaaaaaaataattttaaaaatcacCCAGCTGTCTGTCCATCCTCATGGGCAGAGAAGAGACCTTCACCACCTCCTTCCTTATCCtcacaggacagacacacagctggtGTGTAAATGGTGAGGGGCAGGCAGCCCACCTTCCTATAGGATCAGTCTGCATCCTCCGAGTCAACTCTGACACATACAGGTCACAGACGATCATAAAGGAGTGGGTTGGCCTTAATATGGCCCTGATTGTTTGTTTCCAGAGGAACCATTGACCCAGCAGTAAACAGAAGCAGAGGAAACAAATCAAACTTGTCAAGGCCACCAGATGGCTTGCTATTCAGAAAGTTGCCTCTCTGTGGGTTGTGACATTGCGATTCTACAAACTCCTATTCATTTCCTTTGCATGTTTTTAAAGTCTTTGCAATCATCTCTAACTCCGTGCAAAGCTGCACTCCTCCCCACCACGAGGCAAATACACATTTTTTCCACCACACGAAGACCCTTTCCTTAAACAGCCCCCCTAAATTCCTAAAAAAGGTTTTGTTTGCATAACTTGCAACAATAACGTTGATGATTAGACCTCCTGATTGGGAAAACAAACCACTCCTTACCCATAGTCCCCTGGGTGAGCTGCTTACAGTAAGAGCTATAATGGAACATACAGCCTTGGCTGTCCCTAATCCATCCTTTTGTTCAGAGAGTTACTAATAGTGGTGGGGACATTTGAACAGTGACATAAACCAATTAAAAAACTACTACACCCTCTGCTGCCCCCCCCTACCATGATATAGCAGCAAACCAATTTCCCTCTGGGACAACAAAGTAGAAACTTTAACTTGTGCGTGCGTGTTACCTGGAAGGAGAGCCGGTCCTTGCTGGGGCTGAGCCTTATGTCCTCCATGGGGGTGCTACTGATCATCACCTCAGTCATGTCGTCTCCACTTGGCACAAACActgggctggagagagacataggggaAAGGACTGGGTTATTCCACCATTCAGGATCTACTGTTAGTCCCAAACTTTCACACTGAGGAGCATTACACAGAACAGGTACATGTGTCCCAATAATGGTGCTGCACAATGAAGAACTGATAGGTTGGTGTAATATAATTTACATGTAGCTATTACTTTG
This sequence is a window from Oncorhynchus gorbuscha isolate QuinsamMale2020 ecotype Even-year linkage group LG17, OgorEven_v1.0, whole genome shotgun sequence. Protein-coding genes within it:
- the lbh gene encoding protein LBH, with amino-acid sequence MSVFSPQIYCPVFVPSGDDMTEVMISSTPMEDIRLSPSKDRLSFQIFPDPSDFERCCKLKDRLPSIVVEPTEGEVESGELRWPPEEFIVSEEEEKENHGKSQTGQPTQNNQD